The following are encoded together in the Myxococcales bacterium genome:
- a CDS encoding amino acid ABC transporter ATP-binding protein codes for MIALENVEKRFGESYALRGVSLSVGRGELVVLVGASGSGKTTTLRLVNRLTEPTGGRVPRGHCGPMP; via the coding sequence ATGATCGCGCTCGAAAACGTCGAAAAGCGCTTCGGCGAGAGCTACGCGCTTCGCGGGGTCTCGCTGTCGGTGGGTCGGGGTGAGCTGGTCGTCCTGGTAGGCGCGAGTGGCAGTGGAAAGACCACCACGCTCCGGCTCGTCAACCGCTTGACGGAACCCACGGGAGGGCGCGTGCCTCGGGGACACTGTGGGCCAATGCCATGA
- a CDS encoding B12-binding domain-containing radical SAM protein: MRVVLIGADFEENLGVGMIAAVAEAAGHSVNIVAFNAKQDVPRIARDVAAERPDVVGLSMQFQHRSHDFVSLARALRRAGFTGHLTAGGQFPTLADREVLGRGHGIDSVVLHDGEETFVELLAALAAGEPLDSIRGLAFVDDNGVHRTAGRGFGTSLDDLPFPKRYRRPARHAGVPFVPIMGSRGCWGSCSYCSITSFYRDAKHDGGGPLLRLRSPDNVAEEMSRLTQALGEACVFCFHDDNFLLPKPEASLARVRAICDGLESRGVKKRGFIGKCRPETLDPELARELRELGVVRLYVGVENVAEAGSSHLNRGVQHRAVSQALDACDRAGIFACYNLLIFEPQATLGHVRENIAFMREHPAQPVNFCRAEPYYGTPLQQGLADAGKIGGSYLGWNYRIDDPRTELCFRITAAVFRERNFRCDGVANRYMGVGYAAKLVEHFHPDLGGAHRRLRERAESLTRAITLDTAHYLEKAVELAERADLEDFDGIERRTALLALEVAAADQSWQHELDEFYAEIDAYVRRLAEPRAAAQRRQKARVGKNLALGASLALWALGCGGSTEDGTEPKPADGGKPDQFVADPLPFDGGQDVDQDQMVVDALPMDGGMDAEPDAEPDSMVADPPPDDGGMSLNDTEVAPGGRLKLIDQWVDTSARRAVRTKDLPLFDPPEVEIAATLKDGVIEAKLVGVPDGASTRWEAQGPVDSSGQVAHWTPAEGVDDALCVAVRTRGGVGVATLRAKTLRA, from the coding sequence ATGCGTGTTGTGCTGATCGGGGCCGATTTCGAGGAGAACCTGGGCGTGGGCATGATCGCCGCGGTCGCCGAGGCGGCGGGCCACAGCGTGAACATCGTGGCGTTCAACGCCAAGCAGGACGTGCCACGCATCGCCCGCGACGTCGCAGCCGAAAGACCCGACGTGGTCGGCTTGAGCATGCAGTTCCAGCACCGGTCGCACGATTTCGTGTCACTGGCGCGGGCGCTCCGACGAGCAGGATTCACCGGGCACCTGACGGCAGGCGGACAGTTCCCGACGCTCGCAGATCGCGAGGTGCTCGGACGCGGGCACGGCATCGACAGCGTCGTGCTGCACGATGGGGAGGAGACGTTCGTCGAGCTGCTCGCGGCGCTCGCGGCGGGGGAACCGCTCGACTCCATCCGCGGCCTGGCGTTCGTCGATGACAACGGCGTGCACCGTACGGCGGGGCGCGGCTTTGGAACCAGCCTCGACGACCTCCCGTTCCCGAAGCGCTACCGGCGTCCTGCTCGCCACGCCGGCGTGCCGTTCGTCCCCATCATGGGCTCCCGCGGTTGCTGGGGCAGTTGCAGCTACTGCTCCATCACGTCGTTCTACCGGGACGCGAAACACGACGGCGGCGGACCGCTGCTCAGGCTGCGCAGCCCGGACAACGTGGCCGAAGAAATGTCCCGCCTGACCCAGGCGCTGGGCGAGGCTTGTGTGTTCTGTTTCCACGACGACAACTTCCTGTTGCCCAAACCCGAAGCCTCGCTCGCGCGTGTGCGAGCCATCTGTGACGGGCTCGAGAGCCGGGGCGTGAAGAAACGAGGGTTCATCGGCAAGTGCCGCCCCGAGACCCTGGACCCAGAGCTCGCTCGCGAGCTGCGCGAGCTCGGTGTCGTGCGGCTCTACGTCGGAGTCGAGAACGTCGCCGAGGCGGGCTCCAGCCACCTGAACCGCGGGGTTCAGCACCGAGCCGTGTCGCAGGCCCTCGATGCCTGCGACAGAGCGGGGATCTTCGCCTGCTACAACCTGCTGATCTTCGAACCCCAGGCAACACTCGGGCACGTGCGCGAGAACATCGCGTTCATGCGCGAGCATCCCGCACAGCCCGTCAACTTCTGTCGCGCTGAGCCGTACTACGGAACACCGCTGCAGCAGGGTCTGGCGGATGCCGGAAAGATCGGTGGCAGTTACCTGGGCTGGAACTACCGCATCGACGACCCGCGCACGGAGCTGTGTTTCCGCATCACGGCCGCGGTGTTTCGCGAGCGAAACTTCCGCTGCGACGGCGTGGCCAACCGCTACATGGGCGTCGGTTATGCGGCCAAGCTGGTGGAGCACTTCCACCCGGATCTCGGCGGCGCACATCGAAGGCTGCGCGAGCGCGCAGAGTCGCTCACCCGCGCCATCACGCTGGACACCGCGCACTACCTGGAGAAAGCCGTCGAGCTCGCCGAACGCGCGGACCTCGAGGACTTCGACGGCATCGAGCGACGGACCGCGCTGCTCGCGCTCGAAGTCGCGGCGGCCGACCAGAGCTGGCAGCACGAGCTCGACGAGTTCTACGCGGAGATCGACGCCTACGTCCGACGGCTGGCCGAGCCGCGCGCTGCAGCCCAGCGGCGGCAGAAGGCCCGCGTAGGCAAGAACCTCGCGCTCGGCGCGTCCCTCGCCCTCTGGGCGCTGGGTTGCGGAGGCAGCACGGAAGACGGGACCGAGCCAAAACCCGCCGATGGCGGCAAGCCCGACCAGTTCGTCGCCGACCCCTTGCCGTTCGATGGGGGTCAGGACGTCGACCAAGATCAGATGGTCGTCGACGCGCTGCCCATGGATGGCGGAATGGACGCCGAACCCGACGCCGAGCCGGATTCGATGGTCGCCGATCCTCCGCCAGATGACGGAGGCATGTCCCTGAACGACACCGAAGTCGCGCCAGGCGGTCGCTTGAAGCTGATCGATCAATGGGTCGACACCAGCGCCCGGCGCGCGGTGCGCACCAAGGATCTCCCGCTCTTCGATCCCCCCGAGGTGGAGATCGCCGCGACCTTGAAGGACGGCGTCATCGAGGCCAAGCTGGTCGGTGTACCGGACGGCGCAAGCACACGCTGGGAGGCGCAGGGGCCAGTGGACAGCAGCGGGCAAGTCGCGCACTGGACGCCCGCCGAAGGCGTCGACGACGCACTCTGCGTGGCGGTGCGCACGCGCGGTGGAGTCGGCGTGGCCACCCTGCGCGCGAAGACCCTGCGCGCCTAG
- a CDS encoding trypsin-like serine protease has translation MPARSLLVSLVLSLTALAGCGPAAAPPEESEPSNTTRDDIVGGSATSEFPAAGALTRWGSAHCTGTLVAARTVLTAAHCLEDVSAASLKFVIEPSLSSPKTVVAVTAISAHPAYDSAKIENDIGYVTLAADAPVAPIEILPEMDQSWVGQKLSFVGYGITSGHGGGAGVKRLVTMPISAVEATRFVYQTPGKNTCNGDSGGPAFANVGSEWFVAGVTSYGDAGCNYYGVDTRADAFAEFVLGKPAPSEGKPDSAPSDPCHGESYEGRCDGTTVVWCEAEKIHEIACQSCGFDAAKGFFNCL, from the coding sequence ATGCCCGCTCGCTCGCTATTGGTGTCCCTCGTGCTCTCGCTGACCGCGCTCGCAGGTTGTGGTCCTGCCGCTGCGCCGCCCGAGGAGAGCGAACCGTCCAACACGACCCGAGACGACATCGTGGGCGGCAGCGCGACCAGCGAGTTTCCCGCAGCTGGCGCCCTCACCCGCTGGGGCTCGGCGCACTGCACCGGAACACTCGTTGCTGCGCGCACGGTGCTGACCGCAGCACACTGCCTCGAAGACGTCAGCGCCGCATCGCTGAAGTTCGTCATCGAACCGAGTCTATCCTCACCGAAAACCGTGGTCGCGGTCACGGCGATCAGCGCGCATCCCGCTTATGACTCCGCGAAGATCGAGAACGACATCGGCTACGTCACGCTCGCTGCCGATGCACCGGTCGCGCCCATCGAGATCTTGCCGGAGATGGATCAGAGCTGGGTGGGTCAGAAGTTGTCCTTCGTCGGCTACGGCATCACGAGCGGTCACGGCGGAGGCGCCGGAGTGAAGCGCCTGGTGACCATGCCCATCTCCGCGGTCGAAGCAACGCGCTTCGTCTACCAGACCCCGGGCAAGAACACCTGCAACGGCGACAGCGGCGGGCCGGCCTTCGCCAACGTGGGCAGCGAGTGGTTCGTCGCCGGTGTCACGTCCTACGGTGATGCCGGTTGCAACTACTACGGGGTGGACACCCGAGCCGATGCCTTCGCCGAGTTCGTGCTCGGGAAGCCCGCGCCGAGCGAGGGCAAACCGGACTCGGCGCCGAGCGATCCCTGCCACGGCGAGAGCTACGAGGGGCGCTGCGACGGCACTACCGTCGTCTGGTGCGAGGCCGAGAAGATCCACGAGATCGCCTGCCAGAGCTGCGGCTTCGACGCAGCCAAGGGTTTCTTCAACTGCCTGTGA
- a CDS encoding class II aldolase/adducin family protein: MLRPPETSLRRALLRFARLCHERSLLVGMDGNLSVKLSESRILCTRAGCHKGLLEDDDLVVIDLQGQKQRGRGEPTSEMAMHLACYRARPDVDAVVHAHPPTCVAFTVAGVSLAQCVLPEVVLTMGSIPTLAYERTGTNALADLVGDAMKTHDAVMMDRHGAVCVGRDLLDAFCKLETMEHTAKVLLSARQLGQVRELPADEATRLRAMGLARYGGPPSTSELPAHCQGCSGCGRPTVDGLARPAGFSVARIGRGAPS; the protein is encoded by the coding sequence ATGCTCCGTCCGCCCGAGACTTCGCTTCGGCGAGCGCTCCTCCGCTTCGCCCGACTCTGCCACGAACGCTCGTTGCTCGTCGGAATGGACGGCAACCTCTCGGTGAAGCTGAGCGAGTCACGGATCCTGTGCACGCGCGCCGGCTGCCACAAGGGTTTGCTCGAAGACGACGACTTGGTGGTCATCGATCTGCAGGGGCAAAAGCAGCGCGGACGCGGTGAGCCCACGAGCGAGATGGCGATGCACTTGGCCTGCTACCGCGCGCGTCCCGACGTGGATGCCGTGGTGCATGCGCATCCCCCCACGTGCGTCGCTTTCACCGTCGCCGGCGTGTCTCTCGCGCAGTGTGTGTTGCCCGAGGTCGTGCTCACCATGGGTAGCATCCCCACGCTCGCCTACGAGCGGACGGGCACGAACGCGCTGGCCGACTTGGTCGGTGATGCGATGAAGACCCACGACGCGGTCATGATGGATCGCCACGGCGCCGTCTGCGTCGGCCGGGATCTGCTGGACGCCTTCTGCAAGCTCGAGACCATGGAGCACACCGCAAAGGTCCTCTTGAGCGCGCGGCAGCTCGGGCAGGTGCGCGAGCTCCCGGCCGACGAGGCGACGCGGCTCCGCGCGATGGGGCTCGCGCGCTACGGTGGTCCGCCGTCGACCTCCGAGCTGCCGGCGCACTGCCAAGGCTGCTCGGGCTGCGGCCGTCCCACGGTGGACGGCCTGGCGCGGCCCGCGGGATTCAGCGTTGCCCGGATCGGTAGAGGCGCGCCAAGCTGA
- a CDS encoding sigma-70 family RNA polymerase sigma factor — MTDFELLRRWEGGDLDAGNELFERHFDAVHRFFANKAPSDAADLVQRTFLALLEALERFRQESSFRTFLFAIAHHELMAHWRSRSRVELKSSLSSVLDLDPSPSALITRVAEERHLLEALRSIPIELQVALELFYWEGLTGPELAVVLSVPEGTARSRLRRGLELLRQRLDHLEHGPERLGSTLASLDGWARAMVAALLEQPAD, encoded by the coding sequence TTGACTGACTTCGAGCTGCTGCGTCGTTGGGAGGGCGGGGATTTGGATGCCGGGAACGAGCTGTTCGAGCGCCATTTCGACGCGGTCCATCGTTTCTTCGCGAACAAGGCCCCGTCGGACGCCGCTGATCTGGTGCAGCGCACGTTCCTGGCGCTGCTCGAGGCACTCGAACGCTTTCGACAGGAATCCTCGTTCCGGACCTTCTTGTTTGCCATCGCACACCACGAGCTGATGGCGCACTGGCGCAGTCGCTCGCGCGTCGAGCTGAAGTCGTCGCTCTCCAGCGTCCTCGATCTGGACCCCTCTCCAAGCGCGTTGATCACGCGGGTCGCGGAGGAACGCCACCTACTCGAAGCGCTACGCTCCATCCCGATCGAGCTGCAGGTGGCGCTCGAGCTCTTCTACTGGGAGGGACTCACCGGCCCGGAGTTGGCCGTCGTGCTATCCGTCCCAGAAGGAACCGCGCGCAGCCGCTTGCGGCGGGGACTCGAACTGCTTCGTCAGCGGCTCGATCATCTGGAGCATGGCCCGGAACGCTTGGGCTCCACGCTGGCTAGCTTGGACGGCTGGGCGCGCGCCATGGTTGCGGCCCTCCTCGAGCAGCCCGCAGACTGA
- a CDS encoding protein kinase, producing MGSVSLMDDAVRGHAVAHKRLVVGHSAAHRHFKEEFRVLSGLLHPNLVRVYELGEDAGGLYFTMEAVEGVSLDEWVRVRDPLPALQHVLPQILDALAFIHAHGVVHRDLKPHNVLVNHDGIAKLVDFGVLGRMQAGAAERERAIVVGTPGYMPPEQIRGEPPEPANDLYALGCMLFELITGRPVFEGTRAEQLEAHGNCLPPRLSEVFPSAPPLFDQVCRDLLDKPAHRRPTAADLRRRLEGTLAAPQDGRLPRPRSLRGLVGRESLLESLRECWRENPWLLVLCGPNGVGKSALAEHLAVDLERDGHLVLRSRPRPTERVAYNAIDGAVDDLARVLSRRDTLRTDVVAAVGTARQIFPALTTSGFPANERDKELVRLRLFGKRAAPVRAVVFDALHRLMQDAAGTGGRVTLVIDDFQWADSDSLLLLSHLGAATDDRTTVIATLRDDLGETAADGWLKKQKRSTRTRVPPLEAESVLEIVERTARSAGHIPSRQEVSEAASRCDGRPMLAEVAGHALALTGRPNLHGLIARRTDIERKVLALLVAADDWTTLPAIASVMGEPLGVVDQAVAAMADDGFVRRGGHARIDSEVDIYHDLVRRTALEVLEKSLPWCHHAWAEYWLGIRTAPPERCVRHLLGAGRTVEAARLAEPAAKAAAKRGAYALAAEMYAIALLDSVRERGPLLRARAEALERVGAYVQAAETWAEYAALAPVGERADLALSEAHALIAGNEVARGLERLDRALAQSGDQNTQARGPGALLTAATFLLGPSGGHARRALGYLAPRARGRRVGRTSPQRDVKLGILLSFIDPPNGIRYLLRACDGYARARARQEEAQCHYMFVALALIGSRHERVRLADAYEARAQQLAGAEPSQENRAMAGFVAGLRALRRGDWARSRDVLQQASTDFDRVGASSERLMATSWGTMADAYRQDLPAMRRHLVWFRKNLKELDSALVAAHVELLASYVSYLEGNFDEAREQVDGIVRMYAGDHSNVQRSGALLYRHLPDLYADRGDGPRREFAIAMQQVAACRFFATTYAGPFAMIVAHLEAGALRRGSLGAQPRRAEWFARRIDNCPPLVAGSSDRARAYVADAASRPELALRLLERAESVAQRFGRQVDAAIASYQLGLRLGGDQGRSLCDGARDLVCSMGVGQQLLEEDPGLR from the coding sequence ATGGGCTCGGTGAGCCTGATGGACGACGCGGTGCGTGGGCACGCAGTGGCACACAAACGTCTGGTGGTTGGTCACTCCGCCGCGCACCGGCACTTCAAAGAAGAATTCCGCGTGCTCTCCGGCTTGCTCCACCCGAACTTGGTCCGGGTCTATGAGCTGGGCGAGGACGCGGGAGGTCTCTACTTCACCATGGAGGCCGTCGAAGGAGTTTCTCTCGACGAGTGGGTTCGGGTTCGGGACCCGCTGCCGGCGCTGCAGCATGTTTTGCCACAAATCCTGGATGCGCTGGCCTTCATTCATGCCCACGGCGTCGTGCATCGCGACCTGAAGCCACACAACGTGCTGGTCAATCACGACGGAATCGCAAAGCTAGTCGACTTCGGCGTGCTCGGGCGCATGCAGGCTGGTGCCGCCGAGCGAGAGCGCGCCATTGTCGTTGGCACGCCGGGCTATATGCCACCCGAACAGATCCGCGGAGAGCCGCCCGAACCGGCCAACGATCTGTACGCGCTTGGGTGTATGCTGTTCGAGTTGATCACGGGCCGCCCGGTGTTCGAAGGCACCCGCGCGGAGCAGCTGGAAGCGCATGGGAATTGCCTGCCACCTCGACTGTCCGAAGTGTTCCCGTCCGCGCCGCCGCTCTTCGATCAAGTGTGTCGCGATCTCCTGGACAAACCGGCCCACCGGCGCCCGACGGCCGCAGATCTTCGGCGGCGACTCGAGGGGACTTTGGCGGCGCCCCAGGACGGACGCTTGCCGCGGCCACGCTCGCTGCGCGGCCTTGTCGGCCGGGAGTCCCTGCTGGAGAGCTTACGTGAGTGCTGGCGCGAGAATCCCTGGCTGCTCGTGCTCTGCGGTCCGAATGGCGTCGGCAAGAGTGCGCTCGCGGAGCACTTGGCCGTGGACCTGGAGCGAGATGGACACTTGGTGCTTCGAAGTCGGCCGCGCCCCACCGAGCGCGTGGCCTACAACGCCATCGATGGCGCGGTGGATGACCTGGCTCGCGTGCTCTCGCGGCGAGACACGTTGCGGACAGACGTCGTGGCTGCCGTCGGCACCGCGCGCCAAATCTTCCCAGCTCTGACGACCAGCGGGTTCCCCGCGAATGAGCGCGACAAAGAGCTCGTTCGTTTGCGGCTGTTCGGGAAGAGAGCAGCGCCAGTGCGCGCGGTGGTGTTCGACGCATTACACCGCCTCATGCAGGACGCCGCGGGCACTGGCGGGCGCGTGACGCTGGTGATCGACGACTTCCAGTGGGCGGACAGCGACTCGCTCTTGCTGCTGTCACATCTCGGAGCGGCCACTGACGACCGTACCACCGTGATCGCCACGCTGCGGGATGACCTGGGCGAAACTGCGGCCGATGGCTGGCTGAAGAAACAAAAGCGAAGTACCCGCACCCGTGTTCCGCCGCTCGAGGCCGAGTCGGTCTTGGAGATCGTCGAGCGCACCGCGCGCTCTGCCGGGCACATCCCCTCACGACAGGAGGTCAGCGAGGCCGCGTCGCGCTGCGATGGTCGGCCGATGCTGGCAGAGGTCGCCGGTCACGCGCTGGCACTCACTGGGCGGCCGAATCTACACGGGCTGATCGCGCGACGCACGGACATCGAGCGGAAGGTCTTGGCGTTGCTGGTGGCTGCTGACGACTGGACGACACTTCCAGCGATTGCGAGCGTCATGGGCGAGCCGCTCGGCGTTGTGGACCAAGCAGTCGCCGCAATGGCAGACGACGGGTTCGTGCGACGCGGTGGCCACGCGCGGATCGACAGTGAGGTCGACATCTATCACGACTTGGTTCGGCGAACTGCGCTCGAGGTGCTGGAAAAGAGTCTGCCGTGGTGTCACCACGCCTGGGCCGAGTACTGGCTCGGCATCCGCACAGCCCCGCCCGAGCGCTGCGTTCGACACCTGCTCGGCGCTGGGCGGACCGTCGAGGCAGCGCGCCTGGCCGAACCCGCGGCAAAGGCAGCGGCGAAGCGTGGGGCCTACGCTCTCGCGGCGGAAATGTACGCCATCGCGCTGCTGGACTCGGTGCGGGAAAGAGGGCCGCTGCTTCGCGCGCGCGCTGAGGCGTTGGAGAGAGTCGGAGCCTACGTGCAGGCCGCGGAGACGTGGGCCGAATACGCTGCCCTGGCACCGGTCGGGGAGCGCGCCGACCTCGCGTTGTCCGAGGCGCACGCCCTCATTGCTGGCAACGAGGTCGCACGCGGCCTCGAGCGCCTCGACCGTGCCCTCGCGCAGAGCGGCGATCAAAACACGCAGGCACGCGGTCCGGGCGCGCTGCTCACCGCGGCAACATTCCTGCTTGGCCCTTCCGGGGGCCACGCGCGTCGCGCGCTCGGTTATCTTGCCCCCAGGGCCCGCGGCCGCCGCGTGGGTCGCACGTCGCCGCAACGTGACGTGAAGCTCGGCATTTTGCTCTCGTTCATCGATCCCCCAAACGGGATCAGGTACCTGTTGCGAGCATGTGACGGCTACGCGCGGGCGCGGGCACGACAAGAGGAGGCACAGTGCCACTACATGTTCGTCGCGCTGGCCCTGATTGGCAGTCGGCATGAGCGTGTGCGGCTCGCCGACGCATACGAAGCCCGCGCCCAGCAGTTGGCTGGCGCGGAGCCGAGCCAAGAGAATCGCGCAATGGCTGGGTTCGTTGCGGGGCTGCGCGCGCTCCGGCGGGGTGACTGGGCGAGGTCGCGCGACGTGCTGCAGCAGGCTTCCACAGATTTCGACCGCGTCGGCGCAAGCAGCGAACGTTTGATGGCAACTTCGTGGGGGACGATGGCCGATGCCTATCGTCAGGATCTGCCCGCGATGCGCCGGCACCTCGTCTGGTTCCGCAAGAACCTGAAGGAGCTCGACAGCGCGCTCGTCGCTGCGCACGTCGAGCTCTTGGCCTCCTACGTTTCATATCTGGAGGGGAACTTCGACGAAGCTCGGGAGCAGGTCGACGGAATCGTTCGCATGTACGCTGGAGATCATTCGAACGTGCAGCGTAGCGGCGCGCTGCTCTATCGACACCTCCCCGATCTGTACGCCGATCGCGGCGATGGTCCCAGGCGGGAGTTCGCCATCGCCATGCAGCAAGTCGCCGCGTGTCGGTTCTTTGCCACCACGTACGCCGGACCGTTCGCGATGATCGTCGCCCACCTGGAAGCTGGCGCATTGCGTCGCGGTTCGCTCGGCGCCCAACCGCGGCGTGCCGAGTGGTTTGCGCGACGCATCGACAACTGCCCGCCGTTGGTCGCAGGCTCATCCGATCGTGCGCGAGCCTATGTCGCCGACGCTGCATCACGGCCGGAGCTCGCCCTCCGCCTGCTCGAGCGGGCCGAGTCGGTGGCGCAGCGATTCGGTCGGCAGGTCGATGCCGCGATAGCTTCCTATCAGCTCGGATTGCGGCTCGGCGGAGACCAGGGCCGGTCGCTCTGCGATGGCGCGCGTGACTTGGTTTGCTCGATGGGTGTCGGCCAGCAGCTACTGGAAGAGGATCCGGGCTTGCGCTGA